A genomic segment from Ramlibacter agri encodes:
- a CDS encoding glyoxalase/bleomycin resistance/extradiol dioxygenase family protein → MQSCCPYLYFDGQADAAMNAYQKALGGELKLLRYSDAPAGGGEPPPGCGPVDKQRIMHGMLQFDGGMLMCSDAPNSGMAEKMGGMSVSVTFPDAAKARRVFDALADGAQQVRMPFAQTFWADGFGMLVDRFGTPWMIGGGQRAV, encoded by the coding sequence GTGCAGAGCTGCTGCCCCTACCTCTATTTCGACGGCCAGGCCGACGCCGCCATGAACGCCTACCAGAAGGCCCTCGGCGGCGAGCTGAAGTTGCTGCGCTACTCCGACGCGCCTGCGGGCGGCGGCGAGCCGCCTCCGGGCTGCGGGCCGGTCGACAAGCAGCGCATCATGCACGGCATGCTGCAGTTCGATGGCGGCATGCTCATGTGCTCCGACGCGCCGAATTCCGGCATGGCCGAGAAGATGGGCGGCATGAGCGTGAGCGTGACTTTCCCGGACGCGGCGAAGGCGCGCCGCGTGTTCGACGCGCTGGCCGATGGCGCGCAGCAGGTGCGCATGCCCTTCGCGCAGACCTTCTGGGCCGACGGCTTCGGCATGCTGGTGGACCGCTTCGGCACGCCCTGGATGATCGGCGGCGGCCAGCGCGCGGTCTGA
- a CDS encoding LOG family protein — protein MKLLAALVLVAAVTGCVTPPGPFELVSCPRADVPNAAYVGPYYGVENVIPVHALAQDLRCAEAFKAERFPQGFVTLYGSSRIKAGDPLYQDVKAFGSAWTQRYGKQFPIMSGAGPGLMEAVNQGALEAGGPSIGYTTYYDRDPNGTPERPYGGNPRVQLNRYVSQGLIFSSVATREQAMIKHSAAIVIAPGGTGTEWEIFQILEMMKSGQLAKVPVYFLGSRDKYWRAFDARLDDMAQRGTAGANELAFRQHVDSGDELLRRLAADLKL, from the coding sequence ATGAAGCTCCTCGCCGCCCTTGTCCTGGTCGCAGCCGTCACCGGCTGCGTCACCCCGCCCGGCCCCTTCGAGCTGGTGTCGTGCCCGCGGGCGGACGTGCCGAACGCGGCCTACGTGGGCCCGTACTACGGCGTGGAGAACGTGATCCCGGTGCATGCGCTGGCGCAGGATCTGCGTTGCGCCGAAGCCTTCAAGGCGGAGCGTTTCCCGCAGGGCTTCGTCACCTTGTACGGCAGCTCGCGGATCAAGGCCGGCGATCCGCTGTACCAGGACGTCAAGGCTTTCGGCAGCGCCTGGACGCAGCGTTACGGCAAGCAGTTCCCGATCATGAGCGGCGCCGGTCCCGGGCTGATGGAGGCCGTGAACCAGGGCGCGCTGGAAGCGGGCGGCCCGAGCATCGGCTACACCACGTACTACGACCGCGACCCGAACGGCACGCCGGAGCGGCCTTATGGCGGCAACCCGCGCGTGCAGTTGAACCGCTACGTGTCGCAGGGGCTGATCTTCTCCAGCGTGGCGACGCGCGAGCAGGCCATGATCAAGCACTCGGCGGCGATCGTCATCGCACCGGGCGGCACGGGCACCGAATGGGAGATCTTCCAGATCCTGGAGATGATGAAGAGCGGGCAGCTGGCGAAGGTGCCGGTGTATTTCCTCGGCAGCCGCGACAAGTACTGGCGCGCTTTCGACGCGCGGCTGGACGACATGGCGCAGCGCGGGACGGCGGGTGCGAACGAGCTGGCCTTCCGGCAGCACGTGGACAGCGGGGACGAGTTGCTGCGGCGCCTGGCCGCCGACCTCAAGCTCTGA
- a CDS encoding amidohydrolase family protein, which translates to MIDGLFVFDNVIHLYDLSAGNTRTDRDDALPARDRILAYIRAQVRDPAAAPGGDRDFRWDRRWSVEEMHRLVFENSATDMAMAQTVPMFDWFQDWYSPVRTQHAMAEAYPDRVLFCGGVDPSYRGLADALEQIDHQAQVMGAKSFKFYNGHALVKDCWRCDDEKLAYPMYERAIANGVKVLQFHKGNPYGLQNMEWLSPVDLQAPARDFPQATFIVHHLALPYFEELVSIATRFPNVYLSLAGFMAFYRVAPRRVQEHVGRLLQTCGPDKILWGSEAALAGNPQPYLEAFMQLQIPEDLRAGYGYPQLTRDDRRKILGENFARIMGVDLAARKQELGL; encoded by the coding sequence GTGATTGATGGTCTCTTCGTCTTCGACAACGTCATCCACCTCTACGACCTGTCGGCCGGCAACACGCGCACGGACCGCGACGACGCGCTGCCCGCGCGCGACCGCATCCTGGCCTACATCCGCGCCCAGGTGCGCGACCCGGCGGCCGCGCCCGGCGGCGACCGCGACTTCCGCTGGGACCGCCGCTGGAGCGTGGAGGAGATGCACCGGCTGGTGTTCGAGAATTCCGCCACCGACATGGCCATGGCACAGACCGTGCCCATGTTCGACTGGTTCCAGGACTGGTACTCGCCGGTGCGCACGCAGCATGCGATGGCCGAGGCCTATCCGGACCGCGTGCTGTTCTGCGGCGGCGTCGACCCCAGCTACCGCGGCCTGGCCGACGCGCTGGAGCAGATCGACCACCAGGCGCAGGTGATGGGCGCGAAGTCCTTCAAGTTCTACAACGGCCATGCGCTGGTGAAGGACTGCTGGCGCTGCGACGACGAGAAGCTGGCCTACCCGATGTACGAGCGGGCCATCGCCAATGGCGTCAAGGTGCTGCAGTTCCACAAGGGCAACCCTTATGGATTGCAGAACATGGAGTGGCTGAGCCCGGTCGACCTGCAGGCGCCGGCGCGCGACTTCCCGCAGGCGACATTCATCGTGCACCACCTTGCCCTGCCCTACTTCGAGGAGCTGGTGTCGATCGCCACCCGCTTCCCCAACGTCTACCTGTCCCTGGCCGGCTTCATGGCCTTCTACCGCGTGGCGCCGCGCCGGGTGCAGGAACACGTGGGCCGGCTGCTGCAGACCTGCGGCCCGGACAAGATCCTGTGGGGCTCGGAGGCCGCGCTCGCGGGCAACCCACAGCCTTACCTGGAAGCCTTCATGCAGCTGCAGATCCCCGAGGACCTGCGCGCCGGCTACGGATACCCCCAGCTCACGCGCGACGACCGCCGCAAGATCCTGGGCGAGAACTTCGCCCGCATCATGGGCGTCGACCTGGCCGCCAGGAAGCAGGAGCTGGGTCTATGA
- a CDS encoding NifU family protein — MTGTVALRVAALDRMLRSHGGGLELESVSPDGVVRVRFTGMCVGCELRPVTSSSVIEPALAKLDVVTRVEIAGGRVSEYALASLQAASAPDRDAILQAVEQCEAEIGGHACGS, encoded by the coding sequence ATGACCGGCACCGTGGCACTGCGCGTGGCGGCCCTGGACCGCATGCTGCGCTCGCATGGCGGCGGGCTCGAACTGGAGTCCGTCTCTCCTGATGGCGTCGTGCGCGTGCGCTTCACGGGCATGTGCGTGGGCTGCGAACTGCGGCCGGTCACCAGCAGCTCGGTGATCGAGCCCGCGCTTGCCAAACTGGACGTCGTCACGAGGGTCGAGATCGCGGGAGGACGTGTCTCGGAGTACGCCCTCGCGTCCCTGCAAGCAGCCAGCGCCCCCGACCGCGACGCCATCCTCCAGGCCGTCGAACAATGCGAAGCCGAAATCGGAGGCCACGCATGCGGCTCGTGA
- a CDS encoding fumarylacetoacetate hydrolase family protein gives MRLVSYLAPGDARPRVGSLVDLPQGRCVADLQRAYAATLADDPFAPEIAAVRIPGDMIRFLEGGPLSMAAARAAEAQARTHAVFLHAETAVRLLAPVPRPRKIISVGGNYRAHMEEVLRQKVRVDLPDYPIAFLKMPSAVIGPDEPIVRSRLTEELDYEIEIGLVIGQRCKDVRAEDWRSVVAGLTVVNDVSMRDIILAEQPYGIPFQGKNLDTSCPLGPCIATLDELGDTGNLDVCLRVNGEVRQQDNTRNMVHDFGRIVAYWSRVTLEPGDVITTGTTSGVAGFRKQRPEKLLKPGDVVEAEVQGVGVLRNPVVDEPGVRA, from the coding sequence ATGCGGCTCGTGAGCTATCTCGCGCCCGGCGACGCGCGGCCGCGCGTCGGCAGCCTGGTCGACCTGCCGCAGGGCCGCTGCGTCGCCGACCTGCAGCGCGCGTATGCGGCGACGCTCGCCGATGACCCGTTCGCGCCGGAGATCGCCGCGGTGCGCATCCCCGGCGACATGATCCGCTTCCTCGAAGGCGGCCCGCTCTCGATGGCCGCGGCCCGCGCCGCCGAGGCGCAGGCGCGGACCCACGCTGTCTTCCTGCACGCCGAAACCGCGGTGCGCCTGCTCGCGCCGGTACCGCGCCCGCGCAAGATCATCTCGGTGGGCGGCAACTATCGCGCGCACATGGAGGAAGTGCTGCGGCAGAAGGTGCGCGTGGACCTGCCCGACTACCCCATTGCCTTCCTCAAGATGCCGTCGGCCGTCATCGGCCCGGACGAGCCCATCGTGCGTTCGCGGCTGACCGAGGAGCTCGATTACGAGATCGAGATCGGCCTGGTGATCGGCCAGCGCTGCAAGGACGTGCGCGCCGAGGACTGGCGCAGCGTGGTGGCCGGCCTGACGGTGGTGAACGACGTCAGCATGCGCGACATCATCCTGGCGGAGCAGCCTTACGGCATTCCCTTCCAGGGCAAGAACCTGGACACCTCCTGCCCCTTGGGGCCCTGCATCGCGACGCTGGACGAACTGGGCGACACCGGCAACCTGGACGTCTGCCTGCGCGTCAACGGCGAGGTGCGCCAGCAGGACAACACCCGCAACATGGTCCACGACTTCGGCCGCATCGTGGCCTACTGGTCGCGCGTGACCCTGGAGCCCGGCGACGTGATCACGACCGGTACGACCTCCGGCGTGGCGGGCTTCCGCAAGCAGCGCCCCGAGAAGCTGCTGAAGCCGGGCGACGTGGTGGAGGCCGAGGTGCAGGGAGTGGGGGTGCTCCGCAATCCCGTCGTCGACGAGCCCGGGGTCAGAGCTTGA
- a CDS encoding acyl-CoA dehydrogenase family protein: MEQPLAPLARHLEQLDAPVRDYVAQATAAARARLTRDGAFDAQLAHERQRELHGLAWIATTAEAVTAAAQWGLRLARENRLAAAESLVLRIAIGEYLAQLAGGIAMSQSEIFRPAELGLMQAAMALQADATVAWFLEEGNTAANRSALMQAVRDGATVDDSLVDPDLAMVREQFRRFADERIAPRAHLWHLDDALIPDEVVAEMAALGTFGVCIAPEHGGLGLGKLAMCVVTEELSRAWIAAGSLGTRSEIAGELISLAGTPQQKAQWLPGIASGAVLPTAVFTEPDTGSDLGSLRTRASRTEAGWRIDGNKTWITHAARSDLMTVLARTGDKGYAGLSMFLAPKPRGNDAQPFPAEGMSGGEIQVLGYRGMKEYEIAFEGFAVPADGLLGGVEGQGFKQLMQTFEGARVQTAARAVGVARRAYELGLRYAQERRQFGQAIIAFPRVADKLALMLAETVLARELTYFAATEKDKGRRCDIEAGMAKLLAARVAWSNADLSLQVHGGNGYALEFEISRVLCDARILNIFEGAAEIQAQVVGRGLLARDGGVA, translated from the coding sequence ATGGAACAACCGCTGGCGCCGCTGGCGCGGCACCTGGAACAACTCGACGCGCCCGTCCGCGACTACGTCGCGCAGGCCACCGCGGCGGCCCGGGCGCGCCTCACTCGCGACGGCGCCTTCGACGCGCAACTCGCCCACGAGCGGCAGCGCGAGCTGCACGGCCTGGCCTGGATCGCCACCACCGCGGAAGCCGTGACTGCAGCCGCGCAATGGGGCCTGCGACTGGCGCGCGAGAACCGGCTGGCCGCTGCCGAGAGCCTGGTGCTGCGCATCGCCATCGGCGAGTACCTGGCACAGCTGGCGGGCGGCATCGCGATGAGCCAGTCCGAGATCTTCCGGCCGGCCGAACTGGGGCTCATGCAAGCGGCAATGGCGTTGCAGGCGGATGCCACCGTGGCGTGGTTCCTGGAGGAGGGCAACACGGCCGCCAACAGAAGCGCTCTGATGCAAGCTGTCCGGGATGGCGCGACCGTCGATGACTCGCTGGTCGACCCCGACCTCGCGATGGTGCGCGAGCAGTTCCGCCGCTTCGCCGACGAGCGCATCGCGCCGCGCGCGCACCTGTGGCACCTGGACGATGCGCTGATCCCCGACGAAGTTGTCGCCGAGATGGCGGCGCTGGGCACCTTCGGCGTCTGCATCGCGCCGGAACACGGCGGCCTCGGCCTGGGCAAGCTGGCCATGTGCGTGGTGACCGAGGAACTGAGCCGCGCCTGGATCGCCGCCGGCTCGCTGGGCACGCGCTCCGAGATCGCCGGCGAGCTGATCTCGCTGGCCGGCACGCCGCAGCAGAAGGCGCAGTGGCTGCCGGGCATCGCCTCCGGCGCCGTGCTGCCGACCGCGGTGTTCACCGAACCCGATACCGGCTCGGACCTGGGCTCGCTGCGCACGCGCGCGAGCCGCACCGAAGCCGGCTGGCGCATCGACGGCAACAAGACCTGGATCACGCACGCGGCGCGCAGTGACCTGATGACCGTGCTGGCGCGCACCGGCGACAAGGGCTATGCCGGCCTCAGCATGTTCCTCGCGCCCAAGCCGCGCGGCAACGATGCGCAGCCCTTTCCAGCGGAGGGCATGAGCGGCGGCGAAATCCAGGTGCTGGGCTACCGCGGCATGAAGGAGTACGAGATCGCCTTCGAGGGCTTCGCCGTGCCGGCCGACGGCCTGCTGGGCGGCGTCGAAGGGCAGGGCTTCAAGCAGTTGATGCAGACCTTCGAAGGAGCGCGCGTGCAGACCGCGGCGCGCGCCGTCGGCGTTGCGCGGCGCGCGTACGAGCTGGGCCTGCGTTACGCCCAGGAGCGCAGGCAGTTCGGGCAGGCGATCATCGCGTTCCCGCGCGTGGCCGACAAGCTGGCGCTGATGCTGGCCGAGACGGTGCTGGCGCGCGAGCTGACCTACTTCGCCGCGACCGAGAAGGACAAGGGCCGCCGCTGCGACATCGAGGCCGGCATGGCCAAGCTGCTGGCCGCGCGGGTGGCATGGAGCAACGCGGACCTCAGCCTGCAGGTCCACGGCGGCAACGGCTACGCGCTGGAGTTCGAGATCAGCCGCGTGCTGTGCGATGCGCGCATCCTCAACATCTTCGAGGGCGCGGCGGAGATCCAGGCGCAGGTGGTTGGACGCGGCCTGCTGGCGCGCGACGGCGGGGTGGCGTGA
- a CDS encoding TetR/AcrR family transcriptional regulator → MSRAPPQPPARSTYRHGDLRRALLEAGLALAREGGPDAVGLREVTRRAGVVPNAAYRHFGSHAEFLQAVRSEALAAVARSMEHELDAVPPLKPGTRANSAAALTHARARLRAVGMGYLRYAWKEPGLFRIAFLRPHEPQDALPEREADPAKAGRSGLNPFQLLGSALDDLVKAGALPAERRPHAEYVAWSAVHGLALLVTDGPLHGASRQQAEGLGMKLLEMVERGI, encoded by the coding sequence ATGAGCCGAGCCCCGCCCCAGCCGCCCGCACGCAGCACCTATCGCCACGGCGACCTGCGCCGCGCCCTGCTGGAAGCCGGGCTGGCGCTGGCACGCGAAGGCGGGCCCGATGCCGTGGGGCTGCGCGAGGTGACGCGCCGCGCCGGCGTCGTGCCCAACGCGGCCTACCGGCATTTCGGCAGCCACGCGGAGTTCCTGCAGGCCGTGCGCTCGGAGGCGCTGGCCGCGGTGGCGCGCAGCATGGAACACGAACTCGATGCGGTGCCACCACTGAAGCCCGGCACGCGCGCCAACAGCGCGGCTGCCCTCACCCACGCGCGCGCCCGGCTGCGCGCCGTCGGCATGGGCTACCTGCGCTACGCGTGGAAGGAGCCGGGCCTGTTCCGCATCGCCTTCCTGCGGCCGCACGAGCCGCAGGACGCGCTGCCCGAGCGCGAAGCCGATCCCGCGAAGGCGGGCCGCAGCGGGCTCAACCCGTTCCAGCTGCTGGGGTCGGCGCTGGACGACCTGGTGAAGGCCGGCGCGCTGCCCGCCGAGCGCAGGCCGCACGCGGAGTACGTGGCCTGGTCCGCGGTGCACGGGCTGGCCCTGCTCGTCACCGACGGACCGCTGCACGGCGCGAGCCGGCAGCAGGCGGAGGGGTTGGGGATGAAGTTGCTGGAGATGGTGGAACGGGGGATCTAG
- a CDS encoding AraC family transcriptional regulator, producing the protein MPGPTVSVNVLTGFPGLVRNHGGDAAQLLRRARIAPQTLGDPQARLPVRAVARLLEDSAEALACPDLGLRLSQARRLSHFGAVGLLARDEPDVRHALLAITSWLHLHSEVVLELHETRGGAVLSAHLLEAGAAASRQVSDLVVGGILQILRHLLGAGWHPQAVTLQHEAPADARPWRHHFGCRVDFDADANALYLAAADLDHPIQQADPLFRSVSERQVEEWAGLRARPLPAQVRELVRVMLPSGRCTMDNVALRLGLQSRTLRRHLTAEGVSFAEELEATRRELAQRYLAGSGKSMAAVAALLGFSETSAFSRWFAKAFGCAPTQWRAKPPAAVRTPAPRPSARP; encoded by the coding sequence ATGCCGGGGCCTACCGTCAGCGTCAACGTCCTCACCGGCTTCCCGGGCCTGGTGCGCAATCACGGCGGCGACGCCGCGCAACTGCTGCGGCGCGCGCGCATCGCTCCGCAGACGCTGGGCGATCCGCAGGCACGGCTGCCGGTGCGCGCCGTCGCGCGCTTGCTGGAGGACAGTGCCGAAGCCCTGGCCTGTCCCGATCTCGGGCTGCGCTTGTCGCAGGCGCGGCGGCTCTCGCACTTCGGCGCGGTGGGTTTGCTGGCGCGCGACGAGCCGGACGTGCGGCACGCGCTGCTCGCCATCACCTCGTGGCTGCACCTGCATTCGGAGGTGGTGCTGGAACTGCACGAAACGCGCGGCGGCGCCGTGCTCAGCGCCCATCTGCTGGAAGCGGGCGCCGCGGCGTCGCGCCAGGTCAGCGATCTCGTCGTCGGCGGCATCCTGCAGATCCTGCGCCACCTGCTGGGCGCCGGCTGGCATCCGCAGGCCGTGACCTTGCAGCACGAGGCGCCGGCCGATGCGCGGCCCTGGCGGCACCACTTCGGCTGCCGCGTGGATTTCGATGCGGATGCGAACGCGCTGTACCTCGCCGCGGCGGACCTGGACCATCCGATCCAGCAAGCCGACCCGCTGTTTCGCAGTGTCTCGGAGCGCCAGGTGGAGGAGTGGGCGGGGCTGCGCGCGCGGCCGCTGCCGGCGCAGGTGCGCGAACTGGTGCGCGTGATGCTGCCCAGCGGCCGCTGCACGATGGACAACGTGGCCTTGCGGCTCGGGCTGCAGAGCCGCACCCTGCGCCGGCATCTCACGGCCGAAGGTGTGTCCTTCGCGGAGGAACTGGAAGCGACGCGGCGCGAACTGGCGCAGCGCTACCTGGCGGGTTCGGGCAAGAGCATGGCCGCGGTGGCGGCGCTGCTGGGGTTCTCGGAGACCAGCGCGTTCTCGCGCTGGTTCGCCAAGGCCTTCGGCTGCGCGCCGACGCAATGGCGCGCTAAGCCCCCAGCAGCTGTTCGAACACCTGCTCCCCGCCCATCTGCCCGCCCTTGA
- a CDS encoding CoA transferase, which yields MYPLLQRLRIVECASFIAAPSCCLHLLQMGAEVVRIDPIGGGPDFHRWPRAEAGSGASLYWEGLNKGKLSVAVDFGSPEGRELVAQIICAPGEDAGLFVTNFPAEGFLAHERLRALRPDLVTTRVMGWADGTSAVDYTVNAAVGVPAMTGPADSATPVNHVLPAWDLLTGAYAAFATLAAERFRRQTGQGQELRVPLSDVALASLANMGQLAEVLQEGDRPRMGNELFGAFGRDFGTADGQRLMVVAITRRQWSGLLEVLGLQVAVAGIEAALGVSFAEDEGRRFRHRAVLLPLVEAAIAQRSAAELAAAFDARGVCWGPYRTLVEGIASDPRLVNANPLFAPVAHPSGSTYPTPGAMATLPQQQRGVPPRAPRLGEHTDQVLAERLGLSSAQIGRLHDQGRIAGPSKD from the coding sequence GTGTACCCGCTGTTGCAACGCCTGCGCATCGTCGAATGCGCCTCCTTCATCGCGGCGCCTTCGTGCTGCCTGCACCTGCTGCAGATGGGCGCCGAGGTGGTCCGTATCGACCCCATCGGCGGCGGCCCGGACTTCCATCGCTGGCCGCGTGCCGAGGCGGGCAGCGGCGCCAGCCTGTACTGGGAAGGCCTGAACAAGGGCAAGCTGTCGGTCGCCGTGGATTTCGGCAGCCCCGAAGGGCGCGAGCTGGTGGCGCAGATCATCTGCGCGCCCGGCGAGGACGCCGGCCTGTTCGTCACCAACTTTCCCGCGGAAGGCTTCCTGGCGCACGAGCGCCTGCGCGCCCTCCGCCCGGACCTGGTCACCACGCGGGTGATGGGCTGGGCCGATGGCACGTCCGCCGTCGACTATACGGTCAATGCCGCCGTCGGCGTGCCCGCAATGACGGGCCCCGCCGACAGCGCGACGCCGGTCAATCACGTGCTCCCCGCCTGGGACCTGCTCACCGGTGCCTATGCTGCCTTCGCGACGCTGGCCGCGGAGCGCTTCCGCCGCCAGACCGGCCAGGGCCAGGAACTGCGCGTGCCGCTGTCCGATGTGGCCCTTGCTTCGCTCGCCAACATGGGGCAGCTGGCCGAGGTGCTGCAAGAGGGCGACCGTCCGCGCATGGGCAACGAGCTGTTCGGCGCTTTCGGCCGCGACTTCGGCACCGCCGACGGCCAGCGGCTGATGGTGGTGGCGATCACCCGGCGCCAGTGGAGCGGCCTGCTCGAGGTGCTGGGCCTGCAAGTCGCGGTCGCCGGCATCGAGGCCGCCCTGGGCGTGTCCTTCGCCGAGGACGAGGGCCGGCGCTTCCGGCATCGCGCCGTGCTGCTGCCGTTGGTGGAAGCCGCCATCGCACAGCGCTCCGCAGCCGAACTCGCCGCTGCCTTCGACGCACGCGGCGTCTGCTGGGGGCCGTACCGGACCCTGGTCGAGGGCATCGCGAGTGACCCGCGGCTGGTGAACGCCAACCCGCTGTTCGCGCCCGTCGCGCACCCGAGCGGCAGCACCTACCCGACCCCTGGCGCGATGGCGACCTTGCCGCAGCAACAGCGCGGCGTGCCGCCACGCGCGCCGCGCCTGGGCGAACACACCGACCAGGTCCTGGCCGAACGCCTGGGCCTGAGCAGCGCGCAGATCGGGCGCCTGCACGACCAGGGCCGCATCGCCGGCCCGTCCAAGGACTGA
- a CDS encoding amidohydrolase family protein yields the protein MPAPTVFHGIGGRGGLDIVDAQLHLAPQPDLGGIATAMDALGIRSVLFDELWGRNEQDHGTPCIEFGDGAYRPLSPLAQAAALQDPQRFAWLQRVTRRDPGLASLIPQLGAAPGCKALRVVIFDRDECGLFRSGAYDALLSQAQEAGLALCLLARDAGALLESAAARFPRLRFVVDHCGWVRKEAHWREVLALARHDNVWLKWSHFHRAFGDGEVHAQGVQGAFEQALGAFGARRVLWAGDVTHEETSATWAELLAFVLRNPALNDADREWVLGGAAREVFRWAKA from the coding sequence ATGCCGGCGCCGACCGTCTTCCATGGCATCGGCGGCCGCGGCGGGCTCGACATCGTCGACGCGCAACTGCACCTGGCGCCGCAGCCGGACCTGGGTGGTATCGCCACCGCGATGGACGCGCTGGGCATCCGCTCCGTGCTGTTCGACGAGCTCTGGGGCCGCAACGAGCAGGACCACGGGACGCCTTGCATCGAATTCGGCGACGGTGCCTACCGTCCCCTCAGCCCGCTGGCGCAGGCCGCGGCGCTGCAGGATCCGCAGCGTTTTGCGTGGCTGCAACGCGTGACGCGGCGCGATCCGGGACTGGCGTCGCTGATCCCGCAGTTGGGCGCGGCTCCCGGCTGCAAGGCGCTGCGCGTAGTCATCTTCGATCGCGACGAATGCGGCTTGTTCCGCAGCGGCGCTTATGACGCGCTGCTGTCGCAAGCGCAGGAGGCCGGGCTGGCCTTGTGCCTGCTGGCGCGCGACGCCGGCGCGCTGCTGGAGTCGGCGGCTGCGCGCTTCCCGCGCCTGCGCTTCGTCGTCGACCACTGCGGCTGGGTGCGCAAGGAGGCGCATTGGCGCGAGGTGCTGGCGCTTGCGCGGCACGACAACGTCTGGCTGAAGTGGAGCCACTTCCACCGCGCGTTCGGCGACGGCGAGGTCCATGCGCAAGGCGTGCAGGGCGCTTTCGAGCAGGCGTTGGGCGCTTTCGGCGCGCGGCGGGTGCTGTGGGCCGGCGATGTCACGCATGAAGAAACCTCGGCGACCTGGGCCGAGTTGCTGGCCTTCGTGCTGCGCAATCCCGCATTGAACGATGCGGATCGCGAGTGGGTGCTGGGTGGGGCGGCGCGGGAGGTGTTCCGCTGGGCGAAGGCGTAG
- a CDS encoding Bug family tripartite tricarboxylate transporter substrate binding protein, whose amino-acid sequence MKTTLLRSTAALFLAACALVAQAQPQWPARPVRVLVPAPAGSGPDVLCRNVLQRLSERLGQPFLPDNRPGASGHLAGDIVAKAPADGYTLLCGVSSTFVTTPHLMSKLSYDPLKDLQPVDVLARAQLLLVANPGVPADDLPSLVAWIKANPGKVSYASPGVGSNAHLAMEVFKAQAGLDMVHVPYNSPAALTDVASGRVQLMIEPSASAGPFIRDGRLKLIAIASPAPMPEYPKALPANKTVPGFEVIGWGGMFAPAGVPRPIVDKLATEIQQVLAGRDVKDAFGQLGFVPDGMGPEDTRRFIRTEYDHWGQVIKAANIRLE is encoded by the coding sequence ATGAAGACCACACTGCTGCGCAGCACGGCTGCGCTCTTCCTCGCCGCCTGCGCCCTCGTGGCGCAGGCCCAGCCGCAATGGCCCGCGCGGCCCGTGCGCGTGCTGGTCCCCGCACCCGCGGGCTCCGGCCCCGACGTGCTGTGCCGCAACGTCCTGCAGCGGCTGTCGGAACGGCTGGGCCAGCCCTTCCTGCCGGACAACCGGCCGGGCGCCAGCGGCCACCTGGCCGGCGACATCGTGGCCAAGGCGCCCGCCGACGGCTACACCTTGCTGTGCGGCGTGAGCAGCACCTTCGTGACGACGCCGCACCTGATGTCCAAGCTCTCGTACGACCCGCTCAAGGACTTGCAACCGGTCGACGTGCTGGCCCGCGCGCAGTTGCTGCTGGTCGCGAACCCCGGCGTTCCGGCCGACGACCTGCCCTCGCTGGTGGCGTGGATCAAGGCCAACCCCGGGAAAGTGTCCTATGCCTCGCCCGGTGTCGGCTCCAACGCCCACCTGGCAATGGAAGTGTTCAAGGCGCAGGCCGGCCTGGACATGGTGCACGTGCCCTACAACTCGCCTGCGGCGCTGACGGACGTGGCCAGCGGGCGCGTGCAGCTGATGATCGAGCCCAGCGCCAGCGCCGGCCCCTTCATCCGCGACGGCCGCCTGAAGCTGATCGCCATCGCCAGCCCCGCGCCGATGCCGGAATACCCGAAGGCGCTGCCGGCGAACAAGACGGTACCGGGCTTCGAGGTGATCGGCTGGGGCGGCATGTTCGCGCCCGCCGGCGTGCCACGGCCCATCGTCGACAAGCTCGCCACCGAGATCCAGCAGGTGCTGGCCGGCAGGGACGTGAAGGATGCGTTCGGGCAACTGGGCTTCGTCCCCGACGGCATGGGCCCGGAAGACACGCGCCGCTTCATCCGCACCGAATACGACCATTGGGGCCAGGTCATCAAGGCCGCCAACATCCGCCTGGAGTGA